A window of Streptomyces sp. SAI-127 contains these coding sequences:
- a CDS encoding ABC transporter permease produces MFQFIIRRTVGALVTLFLIGAATFFLFVAAPSDYASLACGKDCSPARLEDIRQALGLNLPIHQQFWDFMSGIVVGRDFPTGHCSAPCLGQSFYSGDMVWSTIMDRFPTTLTLTAGGAVVFVIVGVGAGMIAAYRRGTLVDKIATGVSMVLSSFQIYVLGPIVLLIFVYSTGWMDNPQYHPITQDPWTWFTGMLLPVLVMATIFTAQYTRMARSSMIEQLAEEHVRTARAKGMSQKYVFFRYAWRGSMIPIVTVLGIDISSMLGGAVVTELTFSLQGIGRLAVDGAVHKDLPLTMGVMLFGAFFILIVNILTDIAYAYIDPRVRLS; encoded by the coding sequence ATGTTTCAGTTCATCATCCGGCGCACAGTCGGTGCCCTGGTCACCCTGTTCCTCATCGGCGCCGCCACGTTCTTCCTGTTCGTCGCCGCGCCCTCCGACTACGCCTCTCTGGCCTGTGGCAAGGACTGCTCGCCCGCGAGACTGGAGGACATCCGCCAGGCTCTCGGCCTCAACCTGCCGATCCACCAGCAGTTCTGGGACTTCATGTCCGGCATCGTGGTCGGTCGTGACTTCCCGACCGGTCACTGCAGCGCGCCCTGCCTGGGTCAGTCGTTCTACTCGGGCGACATGGTCTGGTCGACGATCATGGACCGCTTCCCGACGACCCTCACGCTCACCGCGGGCGGTGCGGTCGTCTTCGTCATCGTCGGTGTCGGCGCCGGCATGATCGCCGCCTACCGGCGGGGCACCCTGGTCGACAAGATCGCCACCGGTGTGTCCATGGTGCTCAGTTCGTTCCAGATCTACGTGCTCGGACCGATCGTCCTGCTGATCTTCGTCTACAGCACCGGCTGGATGGACAACCCGCAGTACCACCCGATCACCCAGGACCCGTGGACCTGGTTCACCGGCATGCTGCTGCCCGTGCTGGTGATGGCCACGATCTTCACCGCGCAGTACACGCGTATGGCCCGCTCCTCGATGATCGAGCAGCTCGCGGAGGAGCACGTGCGCACCGCCCGCGCCAAGGGCATGTCGCAGAAGTACGTGTTCTTCCGCTACGCCTGGCGCGGTTCGATGATCCCGATCGTCACCGTCCTCGGCATCGACATCAGCTCGATGCTCGGCGGCGCCGTGGTCACCGAGCTGACCTTCTCGCTCCAGGGGATCGGCCGCCTCGCCGTGGACGGCGCGGTCCACAAGGACCTGCCGCTCACCATGGGCGTCATGCTGTTCGGTGCCTTCTTCATCCTGATCGTCAACATCCTCACCGACATCGCGTACGCCTACATCGACCCGCGCGTCCGGCTCTCCTAG
- the typA gene encoding translational GTPase TypA — protein sequence MATRHDIRNVAIVAHVDHGKTTLVDAMLKQAGAFAAHAAESLDDRMMDSNDLEREKGITILAKNTAVKYHPKDGGDVITINIIDTPGHADFGGEVERGLSMVDAVVLLVDASEGPLPQTRFVLRKALQQRLPVILCINKTDRPDSRIDEVVNETYDLFLDLDADEEQIEFPIVYACARDGVASLTKPENGTVPADSDSLEPFFTTILSHVPAPEYDEEAPLQAHVTNLDADNFLGRIALLRVEQGELRKGQTVTWIKRDGTMSNVRITELLMTEALTRKPAEMAGPGDICAVAGIPDIMIGETLADPENPIPLPLITVDEPAISMTIGTNTSPLVGRGGTGKGASAKAAVKDRKVTARQVKDRLDRELIGNVSLRVLDTERPDAWEVQGRGELALAILVEQMRREGFELTIGKPQVVTKIVDGKVYEPVERMTIDVPEEHMGAVTQLMGVRKGRMDNMSNHGSGWVRMEFVVPSRGLIGFRTEFLTGTRGTGIAHSIHEGHEPWFGTLTTRNNGSLVADRAGAVTAFAMTNLQERGVLFTDPGTEVYEGMIVGENSRSDDMDVNITKEKKLTNMRSASADSFEAIVPPRKLSLEQSLEFCRDDECVEVTPEAVRIRKVNLDARERARAASRAKHG from the coding sequence ATGGCCACGCGCCACGACATCCGCAATGTCGCCATCGTCGCCCACGTCGACCACGGCAAGACGACTCTTGTCGACGCCATGCTCAAGCAGGCCGGCGCCTTCGCCGCGCACGCCGCCGAGTCGCTCGACGACCGCATGATGGACTCGAACGACCTGGAGCGTGAGAAGGGCATCACGATCCTGGCCAAGAACACGGCCGTGAAGTACCACCCCAAGGATGGCGGCGACGTCATCACCATCAACATCATCGACACCCCGGGCCACGCCGACTTCGGTGGCGAGGTCGAGCGCGGTCTGTCGATGGTGGACGCGGTGGTCCTGCTGGTCGACGCCTCCGAGGGGCCGCTGCCGCAGACCCGCTTCGTGCTGCGCAAGGCGCTTCAGCAGCGCCTGCCGGTCATCCTGTGCATCAACAAGACCGACCGCCCGGACTCCCGGATCGACGAGGTCGTCAACGAGACGTACGACCTCTTCCTGGACCTGGACGCGGACGAGGAGCAGATCGAGTTCCCCATCGTCTACGCGTGTGCGCGTGACGGTGTCGCCTCGCTGACCAAGCCGGAGAACGGCACGGTCCCGGCGGACAGCGACAGCCTGGAGCCGTTCTTCACCACGATCCTCTCGCACGTCCCGGCTCCCGAGTACGACGAGGAGGCCCCGCTCCAGGCGCACGTCACGAACCTGGACGCCGACAACTTCCTCGGCCGTATCGCGCTGCTCCGCGTCGAGCAGGGCGAGCTGCGCAAGGGCCAGACCGTCACGTGGATCAAGCGCGACGGCACGATGTCCAACGTCCGCATCACCGAGCTGCTGATGACCGAGGCACTCACCCGCAAGCCCGCCGAGATGGCCGGCCCCGGTGACATCTGTGCCGTCGCCGGTATCCCGGACATCATGATCGGTGAGACCCTCGCGGACCCCGAGAACCCGATCCCGCTGCCGCTCATCACGGTCGACGAGCCGGCGATCTCCATGACCATCGGTACGAACACCTCGCCGCTGGTCGGCCGGGGTGGCACCGGCAAGGGCGCCTCGGCCAAGGCCGCGGTCAAGGACCGCAAGGTGACCGCCCGTCAGGTCAAGGACCGCCTCGACCGCGAGCTGATCGGTAACGTCTCCCTCCGGGTGCTCGACACCGAGCGCCCGGACGCCTGGGAGGTCCAGGGCCGTGGGGAGCTCGCGCTGGCCATCCTGGTCGAGCAGATGCGCCGTGAGGGCTTCGAGCTGACGATCGGCAAGCCGCAGGTCGTCACCAAGATCGTCGACGGCAAGGTGTACGAGCCCGTCGAGCGCATGACGATCGACGTCCCCGAGGAGCACATGGGCGCGGTCACGCAGCTCATGGGCGTCCGCAAGGGCCGTATGGACAACATGTCGAACCATGGCTCCGGTTGGGTCCGTATGGAGTTCGTCGTGCCGTCCCGCGGCCTGATCGGCTTCCGTACGGAGTTCCTGACCGGTACCCGTGGCACGGGCATCGCCCACTCCATCCACGAGGGCCACGAGCCGTGGTTCGGCACCCTGACGACCCGTAACAACGGCTCGCTGGTCGCCGACCGCGCCGGTGCCGTCACCGCCTTCGCGATGACGAACCTCCAGGAGCGCGGTGTGCTGTTCACCGACCCGGGCACCGAGGTGTACGAGGGCATGATCGTCGGCGAGAACTCGCGCTCCGACGACATGGACGTGAACATCACCAAGGAGAAGAAGCTCACGAACATGCGGTCGGCCTCGGCCGACTCGTTCGAGGCGATCGTCCCGCCGCGCAAGCTCTCCCTGGAGCAGTCCCTGGAGTTCTGCCGCGACGACGAGTGCGTCGAGGTGACTCCGGAAGCGGTCCGCATCCGTAAGGTCAACCTGGACGCCCGCGAGCGCGCCCGCGCCGCGAGCCGCGCCAAGCACGGCTGA
- a CDS encoding ABC transporter permease: MTSPVALDPELETDAEPVKGEQKLEGRSPGQLMWQRFKRDRTGVICAVVVILYFVVSLAAPLLVKLSGTDPYTLYGQDPTYADKPILDQFGLPLGYFGGVSGDHWFGVEPQYGRDLFAMLVYGMRTSLFMALGVTVLLMVTGVIIGLIGGYFGGRTDYWIGRVTDFFLSFPQQLFFIAFMPVVTAFFVDPREETPTYFRALAMLIVLWLLGWMGMARLVRSTVLSLREREFVEAAKVSGASPWRIVRKEILPNVVTPILVQFTYSLPSTILTIAFLSFAGVGFVEPTPDWGRLFAAAANYTEQDPAFLFFPGLALVIFVLAFNLLGDSVRDAFDPKSGR; this comes from the coding sequence ATGACCAGTCCAGTCGCCTTGGACCCCGAGCTCGAGACGGACGCCGAGCCTGTCAAGGGCGAGCAGAAGCTCGAGGGTCGTTCTCCCGGCCAGTTGATGTGGCAGCGCTTCAAGCGTGACCGTACCGGTGTCATCTGCGCCGTGGTAGTGATTTTGTACTTCGTGGTCTCGCTGGCCGCGCCGCTGCTGGTCAAGCTGAGCGGGACCGACCCGTACACGCTGTACGGGCAGGACCCGACCTACGCCGACAAGCCGATCCTGGACCAGTTCGGGCTTCCCCTGGGCTACTTCGGCGGCGTCTCCGGCGACCACTGGTTCGGGGTGGAGCCGCAATACGGCCGTGACCTGTTCGCCATGCTCGTGTACGGCATGCGGACATCGCTGTTCATGGCCCTCGGCGTGACGGTCCTGCTGATGGTCACCGGCGTGATCATCGGTCTGATCGGCGGCTACTTCGGTGGTCGCACCGACTACTGGATCGGTCGGGTCACCGACTTCTTCCTGTCCTTCCCCCAGCAGCTGTTCTTCATCGCCTTCATGCCCGTGGTCACCGCGTTCTTCGTCGACCCGCGGGAGGAGACCCCCACGTACTTCCGCGCACTGGCGATGCTGATCGTGCTGTGGCTGCTGGGCTGGATGGGTATGGCGCGTCTGGTCCGCTCCACCGTTCTGTCCCTGCGTGAGAGGGAGTTCGTCGAGGCCGCCAAGGTCTCCGGCGCCTCCCCCTGGCGGATCGTCCGCAAGGAGATCCTGCCGAACGTGGTGACGCCGATCCTGGTGCAGTTCACGTACTCGCTGCCCAGCACCATCCTCACCATCGCCTTCCTTTCCTTCGCCGGAGTCGGGTTCGTCGAGCCGACTCCGGACTGGGGACGACTGTTCGCCGCAGCTGCCAACTACACCGAGCAGGACCCGGCGTTCCTCTTCTTCCCCGGCCTGGCGCTGGTGATCTTCGTTCTGGCCTTCAACCTCCTCGGAGACTCGGTCCGGGACGCTTTCGACCCCAAGTCCGGGCGGTAA
- a CDS encoding ABC transporter substrate-binding protein, which translates to MKPISSRRARAVIVALAAGSLALTACSKNEGGDSGTDSKKDQGEASVQSKAVTYADAAGSTGPAEEVPGAKPGGTINVYQEAGVSHLDPGQIYVSDAGQVANLLFRRLTQFKEDGKGGVSVVGDLATDSGKSSDGGKTWTFTLKDGIKDQNGNAITSADVRHTVERQYASFIFDGPTYLQTWLSGADYRKALPDGGFGKKHLPASVLDTPDDKTVVFHFDTARPDLPQTLAMAGYAIVPEKTDTKAAYDKAPVATGPYKIASNKVGKELVLTKNTNWDPKTDSVRHQYANGFDFQFGITESTQTKRLIADQGEDKNAIQFTGGVESTQIQDVIGNPAVSKRTVKGYQPYVMQLTFNLDRVKDLKVRQAITYAVNSKSLIAGEGGAYGGDVAPNYFAPTLPGYEANYDPYGRLKTPQGNIAKAKEILKGVPAAEKKVVFAYANSEAGQKRKVAIEDALTKVGFDVVAKEVDAASYYEQIGKLKNPYDIYITGWGQDWPSAATVITPIYDGTQVADGSSNYSHVKDPKVDALIKQALSEDPTAAAKTWKEAQHYLLEKVVPAAPLWYTKQFQLSGSNIGGARYGSVSSLIDITRLYVKS; encoded by the coding sequence ATGAAGCCCATCAGCTCGCGCAGAGCGCGCGCCGTAATCGTCGCCCTTGCAGCCGGTTCGCTGGCTCTCACGGCCTGCTCCAAGAACGAGGGCGGCGACTCCGGTACCGACTCGAAGAAGGACCAGGGCGAAGCCTCGGTCCAGTCGAAGGCGGTCACCTACGCCGACGCCGCGGGGTCGACGGGTCCTGCCGAGGAGGTCCCCGGCGCCAAGCCCGGTGGCACGATCAACGTGTACCAGGAGGCGGGCGTCTCGCACCTGGACCCGGGGCAGATCTACGTCTCGGACGCCGGCCAGGTCGCCAACCTGCTGTTCCGTCGCCTGACCCAGTTCAAGGAGGACGGCAAGGGCGGCGTCTCGGTCGTGGGTGACCTCGCGACCGACTCGGGCAAGTCCTCGGACGGCGGCAAGACCTGGACCTTCACGCTGAAGGACGGCATCAAGGACCAGAACGGCAACGCCATCACGTCCGCCGACGTCCGCCACACCGTCGAGCGTCAGTACGCGAGCTTCATCTTCGACGGCCCGACCTACCTGCAGACCTGGCTGAGCGGCGCGGACTACCGCAAGGCGCTCCCGGACGGCGGCTTCGGCAAGAAGCACCTGCCTGCGTCGGTGCTTGACACCCCGGACGACAAGACGGTCGTCTTCCACTTCGACACCGCGCGCCCGGACCTGCCGCAGACCCTGGCCATGGCCGGCTACGCCATCGTCCCGGAGAAGACGGACACGAAGGCGGCGTACGACAAGGCCCCGGTCGCCACCGGCCCGTACAAGATCGCCTCGAACAAGGTCGGCAAGGAGCTCGTCCTCACCAAGAACACCAACTGGGACCCGAAGACCGACTCCGTGCGCCACCAGTACGCGAACGGTTTCGACTTCCAGTTCGGCATCACCGAGTCGACCCAGACCAAGCGTCTGATCGCCGACCAGGGCGAGGACAAGAACGCCATCCAGTTCACCGGCGGCGTCGAGTCCACGCAGATCCAGGACGTCATCGGCAACCCGGCCGTCAGCAAGCGCACGGTCAAGGGCTACCAGCCCTACGTCATGCAGCTGACCTTCAACCTGGACCGCGTGAAGGACCTCAAGGTCCGTCAGGCCATCACCTACGCGGTCAACTCGAAGTCGCTCATCGCCGGTGAGGGCGGTGCCTACGGCGGCGACGTGGCCCCGAACTACTTCGCCCCGACCCTTCCGGGCTACGAGGCCAACTACGACCCCTACGGCCGTCTGAAGACGCCGCAGGGCAACATCGCGAAGGCCAAGGAGATCCTCAAGGGCGTTCCGGCGGCCGAGAAGAAGGTCGTCTTCGCCTACGCCAACAGCGAGGCGGGCCAGAAGCGCAAGGTCGCCATCGAGGACGCGCTCACCAAGGTCGGCTTCGACGTGGTGGCCAAGGAAGTCGACGCGGCGAGCTACTACGAGCAGATCGGCAAGCTCAAGAACCCGTACGACATCTACATCACGGGTTGGGGCCAGGACTGGCCGTCCGCGGCCACGGTGATCACGCCCATCTACGACGGCACCCAGGTCGCCGACGGTTCCTCGAACTACTCGCACGTCAAGGACCCGAAGGTCGACGCCCTGATCAAGCAGGCCCTCTCCGAGGACCCGACCGCGGCCGCCAAGACCTGGAAGGAAGCCCAGCACTACCTGCTGGAGAAGGTCGTCCCGGCTGCCCCGCTCTGGTACACCAAGCAGTTCCAGCTCTCCGGGTCGAACATCGGTGGCGCCCGCTACGGCTCGGTGTCCAGCCTGATCGACATCACCCGTCTGTACGTCAAGTCGTAA
- a CDS encoding ABC transporter ATP-binding protein, whose translation MTTLTKTEDAPAPTGPESFLSVRDLKVQFSTEDGIVKAVDGLSFDVERGKTLGIVGESGSGKSVTNLTILGLHNPRSSSVDGEIVLDGKELVTATERELEQLRGNKMAMIFQDPLTALSPFYTVGRQLAEPFMKHRGASKKEARDRAVQMLEKVGIPQPKQRYDDYPHQFSGGMRQRAMIAMALMCDPDLLIADEPTTALDVTVQAQILDLLKDLQQEFGSAIIFITHDLGVISNMADDLLVMYAGRAVERGSVREVLGAPKHPYTWGLLSSMPRLDGDINEALEPIPGSPPSLLNPPSGCPFHPRCAFKDEVPGTLCTDSRPPLGEGRASACHLTAEQKQTIFIDKIQPRLR comes from the coding sequence GTGACCACACTGACCAAGACCGAGGACGCGCCGGCCCCGACCGGTCCGGAGAGCTTCCTCTCGGTGCGTGATCTGAAGGTGCAGTTCTCCACCGAGGACGGCATCGTCAAGGCGGTCGACGGCCTCTCCTTCGACGTCGAGCGCGGCAAGACCCTGGGCATCGTCGGCGAGTCCGGCTCCGGCAAGTCCGTCACCAACCTGACGATCCTGGGCCTGCACAACCCGCGTTCCAGCTCCGTCGACGGCGAGATCGTCCTCGACGGCAAGGAACTCGTCACCGCCACCGAGCGGGAGCTGGAGCAGCTCCGCGGCAACAAGATGGCGATGATCTTCCAGGACCCGCTGACCGCCCTGTCGCCGTTCTACACGGTGGGCCGGCAGCTGGCCGAGCCGTTCATGAAGCACCGGGGCGCCTCCAAGAAGGAGGCCAGGGACCGTGCCGTCCAGATGCTGGAGAAGGTCGGCATCCCGCAGCCCAAGCAGCGTTACGACGACTACCCGCACCAGTTCTCCGGCGGTATGCGCCAGCGCGCGATGATCGCCATGGCGCTGATGTGCGACCCCGACCTGCTGATCGCCGACGAGCCGACCACCGCGCTGGACGTCACCGTGCAGGCCCAGATCCTGGACCTGCTCAAGGACCTCCAGCAGGAGTTCGGCTCCGCGATCATCTTCATCACGCACGACCTCGGCGTCATCTCGAACATGGCCGACGACCTGCTGGTGATGTACGCGGGCCGGGCCGTGGAGCGCGGCTCCGTCCGGGAGGTCCTGGGCGCGCCCAAGCACCCCTACACCTGGGGCCTGCTGAGCTCGATGCCCCGCCTGGACGGCGACATCAACGAGGCGCTGGAGCCGATCCCCGGCTCGCCGCCTTCGCTGCTCAACCCGCCCTCCGGCTGCCCGTTCCACCCGCGGTGCGCCTTCAAGGACGAGGTGCCGGGCACGCTGTGCACCGACTCCCGCCCGCCGCTGGGCGAGGGGCGCGCCTCCGCGTGCCACCTGACGGCCGAGCAGAAGCAGACCATCTTCATCGACAAGATCCAGCCCCGGCTGCGCTAG
- a CDS encoding ABC transporter family substrate-binding protein codes for MSNDGVGSRAVTRSVAFLTAGVLAVTALSGCSSEEKQSKPLAAQDIAPAARNQVADGGTLHWAVDAVPETLNTFQSDADATTTTVAQAVLPSMYRLDANGRPQVHPDYLESAKVVETGPKQVVLYKLNQQAVWSDGREIGAADFAAQWRALSGKDSAYWTARNAGYDRIEKIERGANDLEVRVTFARPYADWRSLFSPLYPKDVMGTPDSFNDSARKKLKVTAGPFALKKVDRKQDEVILTRSTRWWGHPAKLDRIVLRAVPRDKRAAALAAGELELADVDPEALGRIGLAARAGATPGSSPLAGPGGLPAHGTGGNLAAADALRSWAVAHGDDEEAADEELSARQKKRRALAAYAREQAALKGFEVRRSLEPAYTQLALNGASGPLADERVRRAVARAIDRKALAGVVLSPLGLPAVPVGSHLALSGQDAYADNSGALGGQDAEEAQALLADAGWVAGGKIEKEKKKGGKAAGAEGKKTGRDSEKDDDGTYVVGEDDKGDGKDPEDRHEGGDGPRHLAQDGKQYANKLRQGGAPGAYAPKGTAAPADTVTKLLAKNGKALTLRFVLPSGPGSGTLRTVAGRISSMLEKVGIRTEISKVSDESYFKDHIASGQYDLALYSWPTSAFPATDARPIFAKPVPAADGSLNVEQNYTRVGTDQVDQLFDQAVATLDEGRSRDLIRKADSRIWAAAGSIPLYQRPQLTAAKKAVVNAGAFGFQTPVYEDMGFHKKAVKAPARPSAD; via the coding sequence ATGTCCAACGACGGCGTCGGATCGCGCGCGGTCACGCGCTCGGTCGCCTTCCTGACCGCGGGCGTGCTCGCGGTGACCGCGCTCTCCGGGTGCAGCTCCGAGGAGAAGCAGAGCAAGCCCCTCGCCGCGCAGGACATCGCGCCCGCCGCCCGCAACCAGGTCGCCGACGGCGGCACCCTGCACTGGGCCGTGGACGCCGTACCGGAGACCCTGAACACCTTCCAGTCGGACGCGGACGCGACCACCACCACCGTCGCCCAGGCGGTCCTGCCGTCGATGTACCGGCTCGACGCGAACGGGCGGCCGCAGGTCCACCCCGACTACCTGGAGTCGGCGAAGGTCGTGGAGACCGGGCCGAAGCAGGTCGTGCTGTACAAGCTGAACCAGCAGGCCGTGTGGAGCGACGGCCGGGAGATCGGGGCCGCCGACTTCGCCGCCCAGTGGCGCGCCCTGTCCGGCAAGGACTCCGCGTACTGGACCGCCCGCAACGCCGGCTACGACCGCATCGAGAAGATCGAACGCGGGGCCAACGACCTGGAGGTCCGGGTCACCTTCGCGCGGCCGTACGCCGACTGGCGCTCGCTGTTCTCACCGCTGTACCCGAAGGACGTCATGGGCACGCCGGACTCCTTCAACGACTCCGCCCGGAAGAAGCTCAAGGTCACCGCCGGCCCCTTCGCACTGAAGAAGGTCGACCGCAAGCAGGACGAGGTCATCCTCACCCGCAGTACGCGCTGGTGGGGCCACCCGGCCAAGCTGGACCGGATCGTGCTCCGCGCCGTGCCGCGCGACAAGCGGGCCGCCGCCCTGGCCGCCGGTGAGCTCGAGCTCGCCGACGTCGACCCCGAGGCCCTCGGCCGCATCGGCCTGGCCGCCCGCGCGGGAGCCACACCCGGCAGCAGCCCGCTCGCGGGCCCGGGCGGACTTCCCGCGCACGGCACCGGCGGCAACCTGGCCGCCGCCGACGCGCTGCGCTCCTGGGCCGTCGCCCACGGCGACGACGAGGAGGCCGCCGACGAGGAGCTCAGCGCCCGGCAGAAGAAGCGCAGGGCGCTCGCCGCCTACGCGCGTGAGCAGGCGGCCCTGAAGGGCTTCGAGGTCCGCAGGTCCCTGGAACCCGCCTACACCCAGCTCGCCCTCAACGGCGCCTCCGGCCCGCTCGCCGACGAGCGGGTCCGCCGGGCCGTGGCCCGCGCCATCGACCGCAAGGCGCTGGCCGGCGTCGTCCTCTCCCCGCTCGGGCTGCCCGCCGTGCCGGTCGGCAGCCACCTCGCGCTCTCCGGCCAGGACGCCTACGCCGACAACAGCGGCGCGCTCGGCGGCCAGGACGCCGAGGAGGCCCAGGCGCTCCTCGCGGACGCCGGGTGGGTGGCCGGCGGCAAGATCGAGAAGGAGAAGAAGAAGGGCGGGAAGGCCGCGGGGGCCGAGGGGAAGAAGACCGGGCGGGACTCCGAGAAGGACGACGACGGGACGTACGTCGTCGGCGAGGACGACAAGGGCGACGGCAAGGACCCCGAGGACCGCCACGAGGGCGGGGACGGTCCGCGGCATCTCGCTCAGGACGGCAAGCAGTACGCGAACAAGCTGAGGCAGGGCGGCGCTCCCGGGGCCTACGCCCCCAAGGGCACGGCGGCTCCGGCGGACACGGTGACGAAGCTGCTGGCCAAGAACGGCAAGGCGCTCACCCTGCGGTTCGTGCTGCCGTCGGGGCCCGGGTCCGGGACGCTGCGGACGGTTGCCGGGCGGATCTCCTCGATGCTGGAGAAGGTCGGTATCCGGACGGAGATCTCCAAGGTCTCCGACGAGAGCTACTTCAAGGACCACATCGCGTCCGGGCAGTACGACCTCGCGTTGTACTCCTGGCCGACGTCCGCGTTCCCCGCCACCGACGCCCGCCCGATCTTCGCGAAGCCGGTGCCGGCCGCGGACGGTTCGCTGAACGTCGAGCAGAACTACACGCGGGTCGGCACCGACCAGGTGGACCAGCTCTTCGACCAGGCCGTCGCCACGCTCGACGAGGGCAGGAGCCGGGACCTGATCCGCAAGGCGGATTCACGGATCTGGGCCGCCGCCGGGTCCATCCCGCTGTATCAGCGGCCCCAGCTGACAGCCGCCAAGAAGGCCGTGGTCAACGCCGGTGCCTTCGGATTCCAGACGCCCGTCTACGAGGACATGGGCTTCCACAAGAAGGCCGTGAAAGCCCCCGCCCGGCCGTCCGCGGACTGA